In one Alnus glutinosa chromosome 14, dhAlnGlut1.1, whole genome shotgun sequence genomic region, the following are encoded:
- the LOC133857218 gene encoding nuclear transport factor 2 isoform X1: MASSYPGSVSAFQVGSYFVGQYYQVLQQNPDLVHQFYSEASTMTRVDGESSDTASAMLEIHTLILSLNFTAIEIKTINSLDSLNGGVLVMVSGLVKTRDFSGRRKFVQTFFLAPQEKGYFVLNDIFQFIDEGITCQHQVPIPSESKYDTQLNASSPLPEPPAVSDYVLEDEAREYVNSIHIEDDPVDKYSLPEQQLQEDYESEVVVEETPAEETSVSLQSMVNTVHEAPAAAVEEPLGEAPKKTYASILRVSSGQPGSSVATQPPFYRSAPITSATSEWNHTPQPAAQHSNSAFSYVPESGVEAAEEGLPLEEEGEPKSVYVRNLSPTVTEAEIELEFKNFGTIIPDGIFIRLRKEIGVCYAFVEFEDLIGVQNALKASPIQLAGRQVYIEERRPNSGSTYRGGRRGGRGRGSYQTEAPRGRFGARSLGRGSSQDSGDYNRVRGNDFYQRGSR, from the exons ATGGCCTCTTCATATCCAGGCAGTGTCAGTGCCTTTCAG GTGGGCTCGTACTTTGTGGGACAGTACTATCAGGTTCTTCAGCAAAATCCCGATCTTGTCCATCAGTTCTACTCCGAGGCGAGCACCATGACTCGGGTCGATGGCGAGTCAAGCGACACTGCCTCCGCAATGctg gAAATTCATACACTTATACTGTCACTAAATTTTACTGCAATTGAGATCAAAACAATCAACTCTCTTGATTCTTTGAATGGAGGTGTCCTGGTGATGGTTTCAGGATTGGTTAAAACCAGGGATTTCAGTGGAAGGAGAAAATTTGTTCAGACCTTTTTTCTGGCTCCTCAAGAGAAAGGTTACTTTGTTCTCAATGATATCTTCCAGTTCATTGATGAGGGGATAACGTGCCAACATCAAGTACCCATTCCATCGGAAAGCAAATATGACACCCAACTGAATGCTTCTAGCCCTCTTCCGGAGCCACCAG CAGTTTCAGACTATGTTTTGGAGGATGAGGCTCGGGAGTACGTGAACTCAATCCATATAGAAGACGATCCAGTTGATAAGTATAGTCTACCAGAGCAACAGCTGCAAGAGGACTATGAGAGTGAAGTTGTCGTGGAGGAAACTCCTGCAGAGGAGACATCTGTTTCACTTCAAAGCATGGTAAACACTGTGCATGAAGCCCCAGCTGCAGCTGTGGAGGAACCTTTGGGAGAGGCACCAAAGAAAACTTACGCTTCTATT CTGCGAGTTTCTAGTGGGCAGCCTGGATCATCAGTTGCTACCCAGCCACCTTTCTACAGAAGTGCTCCAATTACTTCAGCTACTTCAGAGTGGAATCATACGCCACAGCCTGCTGCTCAGCATTCAAACTCTGCATTTTCATATGTGCCTGAATCTGGGGTAGAGGCAGCTGAGGAGGGTCTGCCACTGGAAGAAGAAG GTGAACCAAAATCTGTCTATGTCAGAAACTTGTCCCCTACTGTTACTGAAGCAGAAATCGAGCTGGAATTCAAGAACTTTGGCACAATTATACCTGATGGTATCTTCATTAGGTTACGCAAG GAAATTGGAGTTTGCTATGCGTTTGTTGAGTTTGAAGACCTTATTGGTGTTCAAAATGCGCTCAAG GCATCTCCAATTCAGTTGGCTGGAAGGCAAGTCTACATTGAAGAGAGGAGACCAAACAGTGGCAGCACTTATCGAGGTGGAA GAAGGGGAGGAAGAGGACGAGGAAGTTATCAAACAGAGGCCCCAAGGGGGCGTTTTGGTGCACGGAGCTTGGGCAGGGGAAGCAGTCAGGATAGTGGTGACTACAACAGAGTAAGAGGCAATGATTTTTATCAGCGTGGTTCACGATGA
- the LOC133857166 gene encoding uncharacterized protein LOC133857166 — translation MLLRSSSTPVLGSLLSSVPDSPNNNSNHYETNTIIKHPPTTIKHPPTTIHQNHKKLPLHPTGCLKLSSCSSSPISPSIAELNRNKGFRRAQSEGNLEGLAYASCNSNENQHFEMNQPKKFLGKPMCFMLQTIPSFQGGREDEEEEEESDIEDDEERKELEENEELLERDNRGEGRVMAMEAQISNLENKMKNMNLTEVIAKNEIWNMGFGDVELFGQEMFLARGIGTGGGGSGGDGREFKSAGSGGDGGDNPEVEGHYKRMVEENPGNPLFLRNYAQFLYETKRDLQGAEEKYSRAILADPKDGEILSQYAKIVWELHHDQDRASGYFERAVQASPEDSHIQAAYASFLWESEEYEDGSDVPKDLEAMPPHFHAAVASASA, via the exons ATGCTGCTTAGAAGCTCTTCAACACCAGTTCTTGGATCCCTCCTCTCGTCCGTCCCAGACAGCCCCAACAACAACAGCAATCACTATGAAACCAATACCATTATCAAGCACCCACCAACCACCATCAAGCACCCACCAACCACAATTCACCAAAACCACAAGAAGCTCCCACTCCACCCAACCGGGTGTCTCAAGCTATCCTCATGCAGCTCCTCTCCAATCTCACCCTCCATTGCTGAACTCAACCGCAATAAAGGCTTTCGAAGAGCGCAGTCTGAAGGAAACTTGGAAGGACTAGCCTATGCTTCTTGCAACAGCAATGAAAACCAGCACTTTGAAATGAACCAACCCAAGAAGTTTCTTGGCAAACCCATGTGCTTCATGTTGCAAACTATACCGTCTTTCCAAGGTGGAcgtgaagatgaagaagaagaagaagaaagtgataTAGAGGATGatgaagagagaaaagagttgGAGGAAAATGAAGAACTGCTAGAGAGGGATAATAGAGGTGAAGGGAGGGTCATGGCTATGGAAGCACAAATTTCCAATTTGgagaacaaaatgaaaaacatgaaTTTGACAGAGGTGATTGCTAAGAACGAAATTTGGAATATGGGTTTTGGAGATGTAGAGCTTTTTGGTCAAGAGATGTTCCTTGCAAGAGGGATAGGTACTGGTGGTGGCGGCAGCGGCGGCGACGGCAGAGAGTTCAAGTCAGCAGGCTCTGGTGGCGATGGTGGGGACAATCCAGAGGTTGAGGGGCATTATAAGAGGATGGTGGAGGAAAATCCTGGCAACCCTTTATTTCTGAGGAATTATGCTCAATTTTTGTACGAG ACCAAGAGAGACCTTCAGGGGGCCGAGGAGAAATACTCTCGTGCTATCCTAGCAGATCCCAAGGATGGTGAAATTCTGTCTCAGTATGCTAAGATAGTGTGGGAGCTACATCATGACCAAGATAGGGCTTCAGGCTACTTTGAACGTGCGGTTCAAGCTTCTCCTGAAGATAG CCATATTCAGGCAGCATATGCTAGTTTCCTCTGGGAATCAGAGGAATATGAGGATGGCAGTGATGTGCCGAAAGATCTCGAAGCCATGCCACCACATTTTCATGCAGCTGTGGCTTCTGCAAGTGCTTAA
- the LOC133857218 gene encoding nuclear transport factor 2 isoform X2, which translates to MASSYPGSVSAFQVGSYFVGQYYQVLQQNPDLVHQFYSEASTMTRVDGESSDTASAMLEIHTLILSLNFTAIEIKTINSLDSLNGGVLVMVSGLVKTRDFSGRRKFVQTFFLAPQEKGYFVLNDIFQFIDEGITCQHQVPIPSESKYDTQLNASSPLPEPPVSDYVLEDEAREYVNSIHIEDDPVDKYSLPEQQLQEDYESEVVVEETPAEETSVSLQSMVNTVHEAPAAAVEEPLGEAPKKTYASILRVSSGQPGSSVATQPPFYRSAPITSATSEWNHTPQPAAQHSNSAFSYVPESGVEAAEEGLPLEEEGEPKSVYVRNLSPTVTEAEIELEFKNFGTIIPDGIFIRLRKEIGVCYAFVEFEDLIGVQNALKASPIQLAGRQVYIEERRPNSGSTYRGGRRGGRGRGSYQTEAPRGRFGARSLGRGSSQDSGDYNRVRGNDFYQRGSR; encoded by the exons ATGGCCTCTTCATATCCAGGCAGTGTCAGTGCCTTTCAG GTGGGCTCGTACTTTGTGGGACAGTACTATCAGGTTCTTCAGCAAAATCCCGATCTTGTCCATCAGTTCTACTCCGAGGCGAGCACCATGACTCGGGTCGATGGCGAGTCAAGCGACACTGCCTCCGCAATGctg gAAATTCATACACTTATACTGTCACTAAATTTTACTGCAATTGAGATCAAAACAATCAACTCTCTTGATTCTTTGAATGGAGGTGTCCTGGTGATGGTTTCAGGATTGGTTAAAACCAGGGATTTCAGTGGAAGGAGAAAATTTGTTCAGACCTTTTTTCTGGCTCCTCAAGAGAAAGGTTACTTTGTTCTCAATGATATCTTCCAGTTCATTGATGAGGGGATAACGTGCCAACATCAAGTACCCATTCCATCGGAAAGCAAATATGACACCCAACTGAATGCTTCTAGCCCTCTTCCGGAGCCACCAG TTTCAGACTATGTTTTGGAGGATGAGGCTCGGGAGTACGTGAACTCAATCCATATAGAAGACGATCCAGTTGATAAGTATAGTCTACCAGAGCAACAGCTGCAAGAGGACTATGAGAGTGAAGTTGTCGTGGAGGAAACTCCTGCAGAGGAGACATCTGTTTCACTTCAAAGCATGGTAAACACTGTGCATGAAGCCCCAGCTGCAGCTGTGGAGGAACCTTTGGGAGAGGCACCAAAGAAAACTTACGCTTCTATT CTGCGAGTTTCTAGTGGGCAGCCTGGATCATCAGTTGCTACCCAGCCACCTTTCTACAGAAGTGCTCCAATTACTTCAGCTACTTCAGAGTGGAATCATACGCCACAGCCTGCTGCTCAGCATTCAAACTCTGCATTTTCATATGTGCCTGAATCTGGGGTAGAGGCAGCTGAGGAGGGTCTGCCACTGGAAGAAGAAG GTGAACCAAAATCTGTCTATGTCAGAAACTTGTCCCCTACTGTTACTGAAGCAGAAATCGAGCTGGAATTCAAGAACTTTGGCACAATTATACCTGATGGTATCTTCATTAGGTTACGCAAG GAAATTGGAGTTTGCTATGCGTTTGTTGAGTTTGAAGACCTTATTGGTGTTCAAAATGCGCTCAAG GCATCTCCAATTCAGTTGGCTGGAAGGCAAGTCTACATTGAAGAGAGGAGACCAAACAGTGGCAGCACTTATCGAGGTGGAA GAAGGGGAGGAAGAGGACGAGGAAGTTATCAAACAGAGGCCCCAAGGGGGCGTTTTGGTGCACGGAGCTTGGGCAGGGGAAGCAGTCAGGATAGTGGTGACTACAACAGAGTAAGAGGCAATGATTTTTATCAGCGTGGTTCACGATGA
- the LOC133857080 gene encoding hypothetical protein At1g04090-like, producing the protein MLGVPRTQILRSGSEALKIKALKAIFLKVISYVRELLAIMFGRKRFYWNTVTDFSPPTEPEPFSLPAPIPKWPEGGSFASGRISLGELEVMKITRFEYIWGYSLIHDKKKGISFYKPVGIPDGFYCLGHYCQLNSQPLRGFLLVAREVGTYLPETSNACDPDKSPALQMPLDYALVWTSDDGSGGKFVGCGYVWLPQPPEGYKSVGYLVTNKPDKPELHEVRCIRADLTDKCESYHLIFDASPKFPNFPFQVWKTRPLHRGMLGGGVSVGTFFCSGYWDAREDLHVACLKNLNPILPGMPNHDQIHALIHHYGPTVFFHPEELFLPSSVSWMFKNGALLFRAGTLYGEPIDESGSNLPGGGTNDGEFWIDLPGDDQRERVKHGNLESAKLYVHVKPALGGTFTDIAMWIFCPFNGPVTLKVGLVNIALSKIGEHVGDWEHFTLRVCNFTGELWSIYFSEHSGGGWVEAYDLEYLEGNKAIVYSSKSGHASYPHPGTYIQGSAKLGVGVRNDCARSDFYVDSSIHYELVAAEYLGNEVVTEPFWLQFMREWGPTIIYDSRTELDKIINVLPVMLRYSVENIFDKFPLELYGEEGPTGPKEKNNWVGDERS; encoded by the exons ATGCTGGGTGTTCCACGGACCCAGATACTCCGATCAGGTTCAGAGGCCTTAAAGATCAAAGCTTTGAAAGCCATCTTTCTTAAGGTTATTTCGTATGTGAGAGAGCTTTTAGCGATAATGTTTGGGCGCAAGCGTTTTTATTGGAACACAGTCACCGATTTCTCGCCGCCTACCGAGCCCGAACCTTTCTCGCTGCCAGCTCCGATTCCCAAATGGCCGGAag GTGGAAGTTTTGCTTCTGGAAGAATAAGTCTTGGAGAATTAGAAGTTATGAAAATTACCAGGTTTGAGTACATTTGGGGATACAGTCTGATACACGACAAGAAGAAGGGTATTTCATTTTATAAACCAGTGGGTATACCTGATGGGTTCTATTGCCTTGGTCACTACTGCCAACTTAACAGCCAGCCTTTACGCGGATTTCTTCTTGTGGCTAGGGAAGTAGGTACTTATCTGCCAGAAACTTCCAATGCTTGTGACCCTGATAAGTCACCAGCTCTTCAAATGCCCCTTGATTATGCCTTAGTATGGACTTCCGATGATGGGAGTGGTGGAAAGTTTGTTGGATGTGGTTATGTTTGGCTACCTCAGCCACCTGAGGGTTACAAGTCTGTGGGATATTTGGTTACCAACAAGCCAGACAAGCCTGAGTTGCATGAAGTAAGATGTATTCGAGCTGACCTAACAGACAAATGCGAAAGTTACCACCTCATATTTGATGCTAgtccaaaatttccaaattttCCATTTCAAGTTTGGAAAACAAGGCCCTTGCACCGGGGAATGCTGGGGGGAGGAGTTTCTGTAGGAACATTTTTCTGCAGTGGCTACTGGGACGCTAGAGAAGATCTGCATGTTGCTTGCTTGAAGAATCTAAATCCTATTCTACCTGGAATGCCAAACCATGATCAGATTCATGCACTAATCCACCACTATGGACCCACTGTATTTTTTCATCCTGAAGAGCTCTTCTTGCCGTCTTCCGTTTCATGGATGTTCAAAAATGGAGCACTGTTGTTCAGAGCTGGAACTTTATATGGTGAGCCTATTGATGAAAGCGGCTCAAATTTGCCAGGCGGGGGAACAAATGACGGAGAGTTTTGGATTGACTTGCCGGGTGATGATCAGAGAGAGCGTGTCAAACATGGTAATTTGGAAAGTGCAAAACTTTATGTTCATGTGAAGCCAGCTCTAGGTGGTACATTTACTGACATTGCAATGTGGATTTTCTGCCCCTTCAATGGGCCAGTTACACTTAAAGTTGGGTTAGTGAATATTGCTCTTAGCAAAATCGGAGAGCATGTGGGTGACTGGGAGCATTTCACACTCCGTGTATGCAACTTCACTGGAGAGCTTTGGAGTATATACTTCTCAGAGCACAGCGGTGGTGGTTGGGTGGAAGCTTATGATTTAGAGTACCTAGAGGGAAATAAAGCTATTGTTTACTCATCAAAAAGTGGGCATGCAAGCTACCCTCATCCAGGAACCTATATCCAGGGGTCCGCAAAGCTTGGGGTTGGAGTGAGAAATGATTGTGCTCGAAGTGACTTTTATGTGGATTCAAGCATCCATTATGAACTTGTTGCAGCAGAGTATCTTGGAAATGAGGTTGTTACAGAGCCATTTTGGTTGCAGTTTATGAGAGAGTGGGGTCCGACTATCATCTATGATTCAAGAACCGAACTGGATAAGATAATTAATGTTTTGCCTGTGATGCTTCGATATTCAGTGGAGAACATATTTGATAAGTTTCCGTTGGAGCTGTATGGGGAGGAAGGTCCTACCGGGCCGAAGGAGAAGAACAACTGGGTGGGAGATGAAAGAAGCTAG
- the LOC133857396 gene encoding uncharacterized protein LOC133857396: MLGRRLISLFKSSPTSQLSSSAKSDYEGKGKWFGRKAVTFVLFTVTGGVALSALDDLFIYHSCSSKALEKAIKNQAVIDAIGEPIVKGPWYNASLAVAHKRHSVSCTFPVSGPQGSGVLQVKAVRDGDDSWFSFLRPRDWDILIMDALLHVPTNDEKHQTLRVTLSDFPPAACTPYTDCKPQESEDPEQK; encoded by the exons ATGTTAGGGAGGAGACTAATTTCCTTGTTCAAAAGCTCCCCAACGTCACAGCTTTCCAG CTCTGCAAAGTCTGACTATGAAGGGAAGGGCAAGTGGTTCGGTCGAAAGGCAgtgacttttgttttgtttactgTAACGGGTGGCGTTGCTTTGAGTGCTCTTGATGACCTTTTTATATATCATAGCTGTAGCAG CAAGGCCTTGGAGAAAGCCATTAAGAACCAGGCAGTCATAGATGCCATTGGGGAACCTATTGTAAAGGGTCCATGGTACAATGCATCACTTGCTGTAGCTCATAAAAGACATTCTGTGTCTTGCACATTTCCCGTGTCTGGACCACAAGGCTCGGGAGTCCTCCAGGTGAAGGCAGTTCGTGATGGAG ACGACTCCTGGTTTTCATTTCTCAGGCCTCGTGATTGGGACATCCTAATCATGGATGCTCTCCTCCATGTTCCTACCAATGATGAGAAGCATCAAACATTGAGAGTTACTCTTTCTGACTTCCCTCCTGCAGCTTGTACGCCGTACACC